The following nucleotide sequence is from Acyrthosiphon pisum isolate AL4f chromosome A2, pea_aphid_22Mar2018_4r6ur, whole genome shotgun sequence.
TGTGACCATTTAGTCaagtattatcaattaaaatcttagtttgccaatattagaattaatttctaaaaatactacatatttttatttaaacttttaaattgtatactaagTTAAAAACCAAGTAATCAACATACTtacatttactatatattatgttattgttagctaacatatttctaaaattaattgagtaattctgaaaaattaaaaaaaaaaaagagtaattGATATAACTTTACTTGTTGACGTCGCCATGATTCTTTTGGAGCTAATGTGATTTTTTCTTCTCGACATTTAAGTTTGATTTCTGATCCATTACTAtttgactatttttaaaaatgtaattattaatatatacatgtgtacaaatataagaaataaatagtaACCCATACATGGCAGATATCATCGGGACAGAAAAAAGTGAccattatttagtaaataaaatgatttactattcaaaatttaaaagaaaaataatgtatatataaaataatacattgtttataCTGGCAGTGGCACCCGACCTATTACTAGTAATAATAGCAACTACActgtttaaataacattaacagtaggaagtaataactaaaaatttacTCCATTCTACTATGTTTAATGATAGATTATAGTCTATGTTACTAATGGCCTGTGAACAAACAATgtcaataatgaatatattgcaatatatacaatatgaaatttataaatttaatcttaattttttctatgtttataaaaacttttatattttaattgtattgattgTAGTGTGAACATTTTATGACATTTAGTAATTTAGATTAAGtgtaaactaattaattttattatgtgatcgagcttaagaggacgccacacccgcatgtgttgtctacgtcttacaaacgcgtaacataccaaatgtacgctcagaaattcaaattttatgccgttagcttaaaaattaaagtgaaacgacttattatgaaacttgatggtaagtacATCATCTGTGTTTTGatggaagtttttttttattgataattcagtttttaagttgagttatgagtatttttaatttacatttattacacacgctataactcacttaaaaactgaaatattgtaaaaaaagaacTTCCACTCTacttcactctaatttttaagctaacggcataaaacttgaatttctgagcgtaaatttggtatgttacgcgtttgtaagacggagacaacacatgcgggtgtggcatCCTCTAAAggagatttaaaatgtttacgtaCATGTTGCCGTGATTGCCACAATGTAATTAGTTAATTTgattcatataaaatttaaattattgatgaaacaattatcaaaatggataaaaaaaatagttatgtaacttaaacttttaagaatgaataaataaaattatatttaggtacactaAAATAATGTCATGATCACCACTGTACACTGGAACATGGAATTATAGTATTAAGACAGTGTCCTGCCAGCAAATGTTGTATCCAACAAACAAATTTGAATCAATGTTGTGAcattagctttaatattagagtgaattgatcaatattaaactataaacttAAAAGTATGATTATTATGTGATTTTACATCAGTTTTTtacgatgttttaattttaagtgagTTTTTACCTTATACTCagttaaaaactgaattatttaaaaaaccgacttaaaaacatagataatgttcttaaatttaagttatgaAATAAGGAAATAGTTAATTCAAtctaatattaacttaacaacataaaattagtttttctgAATACAAATGTTGTAAGTTTGAATGACagagacaatataatatacatgtgccGTGCTTATTCTTAAAAGGTTTAATGTAATgcactacaaaaaaatatataagtataactaaCCTGCAAATGTTCCCATATACTCAGTTGGgtgttcttaaaataaaaataaaattgttagcaaatattttgttaaatggcACATAGTAAGACAGTCTGAATGACAGTAACTGATTCatttatactataaacaatgtaaataaaataacaaacctGTTTCTCTGAATTAGGAGTCTGATTTACTGTCTTTTTTACAGCTAAGGGTTTATACAATCCATTGCGTATGGCGTGTGACAAGTTTATAAACGACATTCTACACAATTTATACCCACGGCTAGTAGAACCACCAAATGATACAGAATTTGGAAATTCCTTATcaaatataacactatatacaACTTCAGTATCAATATTTGATTTAgaaatacctaaattaaatacaattcattaaattatatcactatttataagataaaaatcaaaatactcaCTAACTACTGTGCCTTTAAAACCAAGGGGAACTTGATATGAAGATCGAATACATACTACACGGTCTAATACTCGTGTGTCTGCTCCCTCGTCAGCTTTTAATTTGTCTAACTTAGATATTGGctaaaagataaatttaaaaataataaattgcttcATTAtcctattaaaacaaatttactttaaaaagatTTTGTGATTTCACACTTAATGTCAcagtttttttgtgttttaagtTTTCTGCAATAAATTCAtccatatatttttctatagcaGCTACTTTAGATGGTTCCATCGATCCACAAGTCTGTTTATCTTTAGTTAATGAACGAATTTCACTGAGCCATTTTTTTAGAtcatctaatttttgttttctgtgtatacaattaaaaattatatcagtacaattttcataaaattaaattaggttaaacttgaaaaaaaacaaaccttGTACTTGGATTTGGGAACATATCTTCAGAGCTAAAAGTATCCTTGGTATTTTCCGtacttaataaaacatttattaactcTGGAAATCGTTGAATATACTCACCCAACAAATCTATTGTTTTTTGTGAATACATCCAAACATTAtcgaatttttttgtatatccaacaacctataaaataaatatttaaatagatgaaacatttacaaaatatatattagtaattataattaatacttctTCATTTCGTTTATTTGATTTAAGGTTCATtccaatattcatttttttttcattcctatCTTCATAAGTCTCAATTGCTAAAAATATAGTTCCAGTAATTTTAGCAAGTAAATGTGAATTGATTGAGAGTTTAGATGCTGCAGTATTAGCTAAaggagaaattttttttttttaaatgtttcaaaataaaagCTTTTTTCTAATTTACCATAAAAAAGTTCTGTAGAAACAGATTCAAGACGTtcttttaaatcataaatataggGCTCTGGttcaagtaatatattaatcttaACCCTTGAAGATATAAAACCACCAAGTACGTCTGCTTGGCAACCATAAAATGGAGCATCAAGCACAAACACTTTACTTCCAATAGGAAAATATTCTTCCAGAGAAAAATAACTTTCTTTCAAACTAGGATCAATTACTTCCAAGCCAGGCACAGATGTTTGATAGGCAATTGTTGTTGGGATTTCATTCCactgtttaaaaatttgaaatgtataataattcagaaagattttttaataataaaatacatacaacttTTGTAAGATCAACTCCACTTCCATCTTGTCTTGGCACAAATTTGGTTCCTTTTAAGGTATGACCACGCAATAATACATGAGTCTTACCAATCTCAATACCACGTGTTGTAATAAAcctgttttataaataatgtaaacaattttaattcaattttatttattgatactaATAATGTCATGAACCCCGATTTTGAGGATCAAGCTGAACAataggatatttttttattttttgaaattgaaattgaaactgaatttttttttaattttaaattttgaatccaatgttaaattatagaaaacataTAACAtgctttaaataaatttaagaataaacTTAACAATATTCAAagatctaataattaattatctaataaataataaatataatatttcatcaatCTTTATCAAGCTATGTTATGACTCTActcattaaattttgatttatataaccAAACTATAAAGTACTTGGTCCggtttaagaataaaaatcaaacaattcataacataattaaattaataaaagtattaactacttacatcTTAGCGATGCCTTGGGCAAGCAGATTAAACTCTTGTACATCTGTTTCACTCATTTCTCGTATTATCAATTGTTCATCCtcattaaatgataattttactgTTGTATTTGAAACAGCTGTAACCCTAATAACGTTTAAAACTTATTAGATGTtatcaatattcataaattaaaaaataaaacttacttAATTTCTTCAAGATGAGGCCAATTGACATAGAGTGTATTCCCAAGCAATTCCTTAGCAATGTGTTGTATACTTTCAATATCATTTTCAtctttattatcaatttttataatcatattttcacCCAAACTAGGTGATTGAAAAACTTTTACATTACGTCTTTGTAATTGTgcctattgttttaaaaataaattatattagctaCAATCgcattgaatttgaataataattttaatttactgtaaTTGGAATAAGATGAAGTGATGGAAATCCAACATGATAAACATCCATTTGTAAGCCTGGACATAAACCTTTAACTAGATCACTTATGTCAACAAAAATATCTTCACGGTGTATAGCTATTTTCTCGGCATGATTATCTTCAATtgatggaaaatattttgaaattgaaccTGTacctaaacattaaacaataatacatttaacatgaaaaaaatatgtatattcaatttgattcaataaatatacatgGTGTAACAAGAAGatctgacaaattaaataaaatttaatataaatataaaatcaatatttttttcatatattatttattgatgcgCGAGCAcgtaaaacataacatttttatttttatttataataccatcaaaaattttaaatctgaattaaatttcaaaactgcCAATTTGTAATTCTGGTTTTAAGAAAACTTTTGATTGTTAGATGTAAAAACATTTACCTAAgtcaaatgattaaaatttttatgcatttttaatgggtaaatttttttcaaagactcattataataacttttttaaaaacatgttaaGATTTTaacaagtacctatttaaaaattctcataaaatattattaaaaagtttataccAGCAATTCCCATTATTTTATGAGTGTGAccctaacattttaaatttaacttttgttgaccaattatatatatatataaataaattataataataataatttcaaaattcctgtttgagaaCTTATGGTTGGACTTTCTATTTAccttttatgtacctatcttcttccccgaggtctaatctatctctgtacctaATTTCATAGCAATTGGATGAACAGTTTAGGAATATAGGACACAGTCAgtcgtaaacaatttttttatcttttatatatatagattttttttcttgaaaatgaaattaaaataatataatatataagtaatgttTTTGCGACCCACCATAAAAACCTCTTCTATAAATTGGGTCAAGACCCGTGATTGGGACCACTGGATttaactttttgaatttaaaatggttttttaacaactttccttagcaaaaataaagaaatttcaaaaatagtaGAAACATAAACTACATggcttaaataaatgtttttccaATCAAAATTTTTCTAAGAAACAGATTTACTAATCGgctatttttaattgttcaaaacaaatttttatcagatttatttatttttattttcagtattaaaaataaaaataaaaaaagttatactaCACATGTAGTGCATgtatattagataatttttttattaatttaaacattgattAGAATTAAGTTATTTCATTTATCAGGCATTcttgttacaccctgtatatcaTTCACATACCAAGATTTTTCTTTGAGTACTTAAATAGATGCATCGGACCATGAGTATTTCTATTTTTCTCATCTGCTGTTAATTTATGCTCGACCATTTTCATAGACTTAATTAAAGTTTcctaaataaagaaaaattaatttttaataaattatttacataattcataattggtatttattaaaataaattatgtttacttcATCAATAAAAGGGATTAGTACAACAGCTTCCCATTCATGTTGTTTACCATTAAgatcagtttcaaatttttcaggataatataatcttattgGACTAGCTTCTTCAGTCATTAAATCTTGAAAAGGTTTAGGTAATAGTTCTTTGCTAAGTGATGGCAACACTGCTAACAGCTGTTCATAGGGTAAAAATGGTTGACCCAAGTCAAAGTCtattttaagattttcaaaACCCTTAATGTCAGATATATATGGGGCATAATGATGTGGATAGTACCAAGCCCACGAACaacaaccattataataataatttagattccATTGCAACGCCCTGATATATCCTTCAGCTTGTGAACGCATTACatcacttaaataaataaataatattaacttctgTATACATTTAAGAGGATGGTAGCATGGGTagccatacatttgttgtctccgtcttacaaacacaCGGCATACCAAATTCTCGTTCATTAGTTTCAATAGAGTtctgttagttttgataataGAGTGAGttgacctattattaaacttttagataAGATCATTATCTGTGCTGAAGCATcgaattttattcaataatttaattttcaaggaagatatgagcattttaatttgtgatatttcacatacccataacttgcttgaacattaaaaaatcaaaaatagagCCAGCACTTAAGCACAAAGTCCACAATGTtattacttaaaagtttaataatatgtcaattcactttaatatcaagactaacagcacactattgaaattAGTGAACGAAAATTCGCTATGTTGCACGCGTGTAAGACTGAGACagcaaatgcatgggtagcgtcttcttaaataaaaattaaatgaatcttACTCAGTAATAACATTGTAATcaagtttgtttttataataattttctttatgcAAATTAAATTCAGCCATTATGGATTCATCTTCAGTTTCTTCAAACTCTTCTTCGTCATCATCATCACTTAATAgctaacattatattttataaaatgtaataatataactataaataaaattaaggagTGAAAATGCTTACAATTCTATCTGTATCTTTAATTAATGCAGCTAATTCATCTTTGTATGCAGGATCATTATTAAcctaaaaataatgtgttttaattattcaaaccatacaagatatttttaatttcataaatttgattattagcataaaataaactaactttATTAGAAGTTGTAGTATTTGCAGTACGTTTCCCttctaaaaattttatatcaGCAAAAGTATCTCGGAATTGATCATAATCAAAATTGGCCAAAGTTTCCATAAATTTTTGAAACCGTTTTAAGTTTAATGTTCCTTGTTCATTCAAATAACctggaaattattaattatactttcgGTTCTACATTAttctacaatatattttcaataataaaaatatattaattcttatgcccgtatgcatattaaatttatatgtcaCATAAGACATGTTAAACTATGTTttatgtgacacataaattGACTATACATACAgccatgaaaaatatttctattttaaataatatgacgtacagtgatttattttatatatttattatattaaattaatgcatTCATTGCTatgttcaaaatctaaaatattgaacaaattgtcaagaatttatattttataagcatttaaagtaggTGTGTTATAAATGCTAATTTCTTTTAAACTTAActaattcacatatttttattctaacgCGAACTGAATCtatttacatttcatattattaatccCAAATTATTAGGCATTTGATTCGGTTTGAATATTTGTAAGTAATTTCAGTTAATTATTGTTCTACATTAAACTTTTGGGTATaagtttatttgaatatttaacagTTCGTTACATCTTTTATTGAAAGTTTATAGTCCATGACATTATAGTCCGTGTCAAACGTATGTGCGTTTTGTGACTCTACCTACCATGAGGTGTTCTATCTAAGCTGGTACCACAATTTGGAGTGCTATACCTAAAGCTATGCCAAGGAGGGATTCAGACAGACAGATCAACCACGGACCaaatctttatttatataacaggtattccaaaaaatgtttatgtacaaTAAGGTGGTATATAGTACTTTACACATTGCTTACAACAAGGCATACGATTCTATGCATAGACCAagcctattaattatattgaaagaGTTCAATTTCCCATAGTAACTAATCAATCTCGTTAAAGCGAGCATGGAAAATTcagagataaaaataaaaaaagcaagTTCTTAATTGTTTATAGTAACTATTGGCCTGATACAAGGTGACACACTCTCTCCAACTCTTTTAATCTAGTACTGAAAAAAGTAGTTGGAGAAATGAATATATCAGAACTCAGAAAGCCTAATGTAAGGTCAATCAaagatattattactgttatatatAGACAATATTCCTATCTTAGAAGACAATATGGAGATAATGAGAAATATTGTAAGAAACTAATGAATGCTGCAAGTAAAGTCGATCTCATAATAAATGACAAAAACACAGAATACACAAAACTGAAGGGTTATAATAAAGGGTACCTATCAATGTGGAGAGAGAATAGAAGTAGAAGGACATATATTCTACAGGTACCACAATTTAAGTACTTAGGTGTTCTTTTAACAAGTGTTATTTTGGAGCTGGTACTCTTCTAAAATCCAGATTAATATCTATAAAcccaaaattaaaaaggtgggtaagtggatttcgctctgctgtacagtaggttacaagNNNNNNNNNNNNNNNNNNNNNNNNNNNNNNNNNNNNNNNNNNNNNNNNNNNNNNNNNNNNNNNNNNNNNNNNNNNNNNNNNNNNNNNNNNNNNNNNNNNNNNNNNNNNNNNNNNNNNNNNNNNNNNNNNNNNNNNNNNNNNNNNNNNNNNNNNNNNNNNNNNNNNNNNNNNNNNNNNNNNNNNNNNNNNNNNNNNNNNNNNNNNNNNNNNNNNNNNNNNNNNNNNNNNNNNNNNNNNNNNNNNNNNNNNNNNNNNNNNNNNNNNNNNNNNNNNNNNNNNNNNNNNNNNNNNNNNNNNNNNNNNNNNNNNNNNNNNNNNNNNNNNNNNNNNNNNNNNNNNNNNNNNNNNNNNNNNNNNNNNNNNNNNNNNNNNNNNNNNNNNNNNNNNNNNNNNNNNNNNNNNNNNNNNNNNNNNNNNNNNNNNNNNNNNNNNNNNNNNNNNNNNNNNNNNNNNNNNNNNNNNNNNNNNNNNNNNNNNNNNNNNNNNNNNNNNNNNNNNNNNNNNNNNNNNNNNNNNNNNNNNNNNNNNNNNNNNNNNNNNNNNNNNNNNNNNNNNNNNNNNNNNNNNNNNNNNNNNNNNNNNNNNNNNNNNNNNNNNNNNNNNNNNNNNNNNNNNNNNNNNNNNNNNNNNNNNNNNNNNNNNNNNNNNNNNNNNNNNNNNNNNNNNNNNNNNNNNNNNNNNNNNNNNNNNNNNNNNNNNNNNNNNNNNNNNNNNNNNNNNNNNNNNNNNNNNNNNNNNNNNNNNNNNNNNNNNNNNNNNNNNNNNNNNNNNNNNNNNNNNNNNNNNNNNNNNNNNNNNNNNNNNNNNNNNNNNNNNNNNNNNNNNNNNNNNNNNNNNNNNNNNNNNNNNNNNNNNNNNNNNNNNNNNNNNNNNNNNNNNNNNNNNNNNNNNNNNNNNNNNNNNNNNNNNNNNNNNNNNNNNNNNNNNNNNNNNNNNNNNNNNNNNNNNNNNNNNNNNNNNNNNNNNNNNNNNNNNNNNNNNNNNNNNNNNNNNNNNNNNNNNNNNNNNNNNNNNNNNNNNNNNNNNNNNNNNNNNNNNNNNNNNNNNNNNNNNNNNNNNNNNNNNNNNNNNNNNNNNNNNNNNNNNNNNNNNNNNNNNNNNNNNNNNNNNNNNNNNNNNNNNNNNNNNNNNNNNNNNNNNNNNNNNNNNNNNNNNNNNNNNNNNNNNNNNNNNNNNNNNNNNNNNNNNNNNNNNNNNNNNNNNNNNNNNNNNNNNNNNNNNNNNNNNNNNNNNNNNNNNNNNNNNNNNNNNNNNNNNNNNNNNNNNNNNNNNNNNNNNNNNNNNNNNNNNNNNNNNNNNNNNNNNNNNNNNNNNNNNNNNNNNNNNNNNNNNNNNNNNNNNNNNNNNNNNNNNNNNNNNNNNNNNNNNNNNNNNNNNNNNNNNNNNNNNNNNNNNNNNNNNNNNNNNNNNNNNNNNNNNNNNNNNNNNNNNNNNNNNNNNNNNNNNNNNNNNNNNNNNNNNNNNNNNNNNNNNNNNNNNNNNNNNNNNNNNNNNNNNNNNNNNNNNNNNNNNNNNNNNNNNNNNNNNNNNNNNNNNNNNNNNNNNNNNNNNNNNNNNNNNNNNNNNNNNNNNNNNNNNNNNNNNNNNNNNNNNNNNNNNNNNNNNNNNNNNNNNNNNNNNNNNNNNNNNNNNNNNNNNNNNNNNNNNNNNNNNNNNNNNNNNNNNNNNNNNNNNNNNNNNNNNNNNNNNNNNNNNNNNNNNNNNNNNNNNNNNNNNNNNNNNNNNNNNNNNNNNNNNNNNNNNNNNNNNNNNNNNNNNNNNNNNNNNNNNNNNNNNNNNNNNNNNNNNNNNNNNNNNNNNNNNNNNNNNNNNNNNNNNNNNNNNNNNNNNNNNNNNNNNNNNNNNNNNNNNNNNNcaccaaaaaccaaaatcgatttctcgaaaacagattttgcgtaaaaattcccgtttttcttaatttttcttttgtttttcccggcgcttttgaaaactactgggaaatttaaattttgacctcccccaatgcaccaacgatattcactttctgatcgaacaagatactgaagttgaaaatcgtagcattatttcgactacttatcgtgtacacagacacaaaaaaaataaaaaaaaataaaaaaaaaaataaaaaaataaaaaaacacacatcattgtaaaatcaatacattcatcgttccactcagaatctaaaatgtgtatGACATTAATAAGTCCCATCATCCTATTCGGTTCAGAAACATGGGCACTAAGACAGACAGAAGAAGTCagattagacatttttaaagaaaagtaCTAAgactaaattaagttaaaaatataggtag
It contains:
- the LOC100163356 gene encoding 5'-3' exoribonuclease 1 isoform X5, with the protein product MGVPKFFRYMSERYPCLSELVKDYQIPEFDNLYLDMNGIIHNCSHPNDDDPHFRITEETIVKNIFHYLEVLFQMIQPQKLFFMAIDGVAPRAKMNQQRGRRFRSAHTAAEQTKEAISRGETLPSEERFDSNCITPGTPFMVRLQSELEYFVADKMSNDPLWTKVQVILSGHQVPGEGEHKIMDYIRYMKSRPGYNPHTRHCLYGLDADLIMLGLCTHEPYFSLLREEVKFGRKTKKETSVDETQFYLLHLSLMRDYLGLEFQELKETLPFEYDLESIIDDWVLMGFLVGNDFIPHLPDLHISKGALPILYRVYMDVLPKVEGYLNEQGTLNLKRFQKFMETLANFDYDQFRDTFADIKFLEGKRTANTTTSNKVNNDPAYKDELAALIKDTDRILLSDDDDEEEFEETEDESIMAEFNLHKENYYKNKLDYNVITDDVMRSQAEGYIRALQWNLNYYYNGCCSWAWYYPHHYAPYISDIKGFENLKIDFDLGQPFLPYEQLLAVLPSLSKELLPKPFQDLMTEEASPIRLYYPEKFETDLNGKQHEWEAVVLIPFIDEETLIKSMKMVEHKLTADEKNRNTHGPMHLFKYSKKNLGTGSISKYFPSIEDNHAEKIAIHREDIFVDISDLVKGLCPGLQMDVYHVGFPSLHLIPITAQLQRRNVKVFQSPSLGENMIIKIDNKDENDIESIQHIAKELLGNTLYVNWPHLEEIKVTAVSNTTVKLSFNEDEQLIIREMSETDVQEFNLLAQGIAKMFITTRGIEIGKTHVLLRGHTLKGTKFVPRQDGSGVDLTKVWNEIPTTIAYQTSVPGLEVIDPSLKESYFSLEEYFPIGSKVFVLDAPFYGCQADVLGGFISSRVKINILLEPEPYIYDLKERLESVSTELFYANTAASKLSINSHLLAKITGTIFLAIETYEDRNEKKMNIGMNLKSNKRNEEVVGYTKKFDNVWMYSQKTIDLLGEYIQRFPELINVLLSTENTKDTFSSEDMFPNPSTRKQKLDDLKKWLSEIRSLTKDKQTCGSMEPSKVAAIEKYMDEFIAENLKHKKTVTLSVKSQNLFKPISKLDKLKADEGADTRVLDRVVCIRSSYQVPLGFKGTVVSISKSNIDTEVVYSVIFDKEFPNSVSFGGSTSRGYKLCRMSFINLSHAIRNGLYKPLAVKKTVNQTPNSEKQNTQLSIWEHLQSNSNGSEIKLKCREEKITLAPKESWRRQQKKEFQSQNNVSKILQTPTETPNDRHHINNNSIKIQLNAEACEKSTMVVALEKYYIQKGYSLPKYSFINLVDDSGFKMYCAEVILPNGVTMRGEPKHSYIEASEEVASRALVIVQQMDANKNNEHSIQNKPPKSDRRAVPPQQAPSNVFMNWITSFQSQPSYQSQQLHHQQQQQQQQLPQQQQPKPPPPQQQQHQHQQQQPLLQQQPQQQQPYSQVPQYFEHSTQHFRTPFQQYPPGFSVPAQQSFQIPYPQQIYRQQNHIGFPLQQQQFLNYQQELQYSKAVPVFTSLVNPSQLPQPPVHWQPTNRNLLNNDYVMNSIPNTYHQPQQNMNYQQYMPTTPNDTPMNEQYMSSNRVMIPSPSSAFSSAANDQSTSNRKVKVAANFNSSQH
- the LOC100163356 gene encoding 5'-3' exoribonuclease 1 isoform X4; this encodes MGVPKFFRYMSERYPCLSELVKDYQIPEFDNLYLDMNGIIHNCSHPNDDDPHFRITEETIVKNIFHYLEVLFQMIQPQKLFFMAIDGVAPRAKMNQQRGRRFRSAHTAAEQTKEAISRGETLPSEERFDSNCITPGTPFMVRLQSELEYFVADKMSNDPLWTKVQVILSGHQVPGEGEHKIMDYIRYMKSRPGYNPHTRHCLYGLDADLIMLGLCTHEPYFSLLREEVKFGRKTKKETSVDETQFYLLHLSLMRDYLGLEFQELKETLPFEYDLESIIDDWVLMGFLVGNDFIPHLPDLHISKGALPILYRVYMDVLPKVEGYLNEQGTLNLKRFQKFMETLANFDYDQFRDTFADIKFLEGKRTANTTTSNKVNNDPAYKDELAALIKDTDRILLSDDDDEEEFEETEDESIMAEFNLHKENYYKNKLDYNVITDDVMRSQAEGYIRALQWNLNYYYNGCCSWAWYYPHHYAPYISDIKGFENLKIDFDLGQPFLPYEQLLAVLPSLSKELLPKPFQDLMTEEASPIRLYYPEKFETDLNGKQHEWEAVVLIPFIDEETLIKSMKMVEHKLTADEKNRNTHGPMHLFKYSKKNLGTGSISKYFPSIEDNHAEKIAIHREDIFVDISDLVKGLCPGLQMDVYHVGFPSLHLIPITAQLQRRNVKVFQSPSLGENMIIKIDNKDENDIESIQHIAKELLGNTLYVNWPHLEEIKVTAVSNTTVKLSFNEDEQLIIREMSETDVQEFNLLAQGIAKMFITTRGIEIGKTHVLLRGHTLKGTKFVPRQDGSGVDLTKVWNEIPTTIAYQTSVPGLEVIDPSLKESYFSLEEYFPIGSKVFVLDAPFYGCQADVLGGFISSRVKINILLEPEPYIYDLKERLESVSTELFYANTAASKLSINSHLLAKITGTIFLAIETYEDRNEKKMNIGMNLKSNKRNEEVVGYTKKFDNVWMYSQKTIDLLGEYIQRFPELINVLLSTENTKDTFSSEDMFPNPSTRKQKLDDLKKWLSEIRSLTKDKQTCGSMEPSKVAAIEKYMDEFIAENLKHKKTVTLSVKSQNLFKPISKLDKLKADEGADTRVLDRVVCIRSSYQVPLGFKGTVVSISKSNIDTEVVYSVIFDKEFPNSVSFGGSTSRGYKLCRMSFINLSHAIRNGLYKPLAVKKTVNQTPNSEKQNTQLSIWEHLQSNSNGSEIKLKCREEKITLAPKESWRRQQKKEFQSQNNVSKILQTPTETPNDRHHINNNSIKIQLNAEACEFKTIALKKMLKIQPEDNFVPTQNEEKSTMVVALEKYYIQKGYSLPKYSFINLVDDSGFKMYCAEVILPNGVTMRGEPKHSYIEASEEVASRALVIVQQMDANKNNEHSIQNKPPKSDRRAVPPQQAPSNVFMNWITSFQSQPSYQSQQLHHQQQQQQQQLPQQQQPKPPPPQQQQHQHQQQQPLLQQQPQQQQPYSQVPQYFEHSTQHFRTPFQQYPPGFSVPAQQSFQIPYPQQIYRQQNHIGFPLQQQQFLNYQQELQYSKAVPVFTSLVNPSQLPQPPVHWQPTNRNLLNNDYVMNSIPNTYHQPQQNMNYQQYMPTTPNDTPMNEQYMSSNRVMIPSPSSAFSSAANDQSTSNRKVKVAANFNSSQH